The genome window TAATGATCGCCGTGGAGATGGGAAATGAAAATGTACCGAAGCTTGCCGGATTTTATTTTCTGCTCGATTAGTCGAAGCTGCGTTCCTTCGCCACAGTCGATCAGCATGTAGTCGTTACCAACCGTAAGTAGCTGAGCGGTTGGATGATAGCGCAGCGATGGCGCAGCAGAACCCGCTCCCAACACCGTGAGGGAAAAGAGCGGATTCGCGGATTTATGATTTGGCTCGTGGCCTGAAGTGTTACTGTTAATCGGCATCCCGGCTGATGCTTCCCCCTGCGTCGTACTCATCGTCATTCTCACTGCGAAAATCGTTCTCCAATTCGTTCATGAACACGGCATCAACGGCTTCTTCTACCGTAGGCAGAATCGTCAGATCACTGATCGTGGCCGCGTCCAGAAACGCTATCAATTCATCATTCTTTGTAACTAACACCAATAGACCGAGTTCGTTGGAACATTGCCGGTTTATTTTCCGAATGGTGCTGATACCTGCCTGATCTACTGATTGAAGAGGTGTTACGTCGACAATGATATTGCTGTATCCCGATCGGAACAACGTGCGGCTTAAGGTTTCAAAATCGGTGGCAATGTCGTCACTAAACTCGCTGTCTGCCAATCGAATAAGGGCATATTGTTCGTTTTTTTCAATGGTGTAATTCATGAAAAGGACTGGTTTCGGGTTTCCGGATTTTTTATGGGGAAAGAATAAATAGTACGTGTTCGTTGGTCGGTGGCTTACTTCACTCAGACACCCTGAAGCAGATCACACCGCCTAACGTATAGCTGAGTTATCAACTTACCAGATTAAATTGGAAACTCAAGCGAAAAATGATTTACCAGCCAACTCAATGCGCGTTAGCGGATCGAGTGTTAGATCGGCGGGTTGAAACTGTTGTCCGGTAACTGTCTCGAACAGCTCAATGTAGCGGGCCGATATTTGACCAACCCATTCGTCGGACATTGCCGGTACAACCTGTCCCGTTTTCCCCTGGAAACCATTGGCAATCAACCACTCCCGCACAAATTCTTTGGAAAGCTGTCTTTGTGGCTGATTGGCTTCCAGACTCGCCTTATAGGTGTCGGTGTAGAAATACCGGGATGAATCGGGTGTGTGCACTTCATCGATGAGATACACTTTCCCGTCGAGGTTCCCGAATTCGTATTTCGTGTCGACCAGAATCAGGCCGCGCTCTGCCGCCATAGCCGTACCGCGCTCGAATAGGGCCAGGGCGTACTGCTCCAGTTGACCGTAATCGGCTTCGCTAACGATACCTTGGCTTAGAATCTCTTTCCGGCTAATGTCTTCGTCGTGTCCTTCGTGAGCTTTGGTCGACGGGGTGATGATTGGTTCCGGAAGGCGATCATTTTCCCGAAGACCATCGGGCAGAGCAACGCCACACAGCGTTCGGTGGCCATCGCGATACTGCCGCCATGCATGACCGGCCAGATACCCACGGACCACCATTTCAACCGCGTAGGGTTCGCATTTCAGCCCCACACTCACATTGGGGTCGGGCGTGTCGAGGAGCCAGTTTGGAACGATGTCGGCTGTGGCCCGCAGGAAATAAGCGGCTGTCTGATTCAACACCTGACCTTTGTATGGGATAGGCCGCGGTAATACCACATCAAAGGCCGAAATCCGGTCTGATGCGATCATGACTAATTTGTCGGGGAATGAATAGACATCCCGCACTTTACCGCGGTAAAAACCCGTCTGGCCGGGGAATTGAAAATTGGTCTCCTGAATTGCGTTCATCTACGTTAATTTATAGTTTGTGGGTCGGTAGTGTGTTTTAACAGCCCTGACAGGCCAACCTACAGGCCGAAAACCATTACAATTTTTCAAGCACGATAGCGGAAGCGCCACCCCCTCCATTACAGATGCCGGCGACTCCATAACGGCCATTGTTTTGCTGGAGCACGTTGGTCAGGGTCGTCACGATCCGCGCACCCGAAGCGCCCAGCGGATGACCTAACGAAACGGCCCCGCCAAACACATTTAATTTTTCCTGAGGCACCTGCAAAATTTCGCTGAATGCCAACGGAACAACCGCAAAGGCTTCGTTCACTTCGAAGTAGTCGACATCCGTGGTTTTCAATCCGGCGCGTTCAAGAGCCAGCGGAACAGCTTTCGTCGGCGCCGTTGTAAACCATTGAGGTTCCTGCTCCGCATCGGCATAGGCCAGAATACGTGCCAGCGGCTTTAAGCCTAGCTCATCGGCTTTCCGGCGGCTCATGATCACCAATGCCGAAGCGCCATCACTGATTGGTGATGAACTGGCCGCTGTCACGGTCCCATTGGTGCTGAAAGCCGGTTTCAGCGTTGGAATCTTGTCGAAGTTGACATTGGTATATTCCTCATCTTCCTGGACAACTATCGTGCTTTTACGGCTAACCACCTCGATCGGGACAATTTCGGCATCGAACCGTTTCTGCTGCGTACTCGCGTCAGATCTGCGATATGACTGCACCGTAAAGGCGTCCTGCGATTCGCGGCTAATGGCGTACTTATCCGCGGTCTGATCGGCAAATACACCCATGGCACATTGGTCGTAGGCATCAACCAGGCCATCGCGGGCCAAGCCGTCCACCAGTTCAGCGTTCCCGTATTTATAGCCAAAACGTGCCTTGGGGACGTAGTAAGGTGTATTTGACATACTTTCCATCCCGCCGGCGATGACTATTTCGGCCTGACCCAGCTGAATGGCCTGAGCCGCCAGCATAATGGCTTTCGTGCCTGATGCACAAACCTTATTGATGGTTGTGCATGGAACAGTAGCGGGTAACCCGGCTTTTACAGCCGCTTGTTTAGCTGGTGCCTGGCCCAGGTTTGCCGAAACGACATTACCCATATATACTTCCTGCACCTGATCAGCAGAAATGCCCGCCCGCGTCAGCGCCCCTCGAATAGCGGCCGCCCCCAGGTCTGTTGCCGATAGGGTAGACAAAACACCGCCGAATGAGCCAATTGGTGTGCGAACCGCAGCGATAATTACGACTTCGTTCATAGTTTTTGTTGTTGATCAATGCTGGCGAACGCGTAATCGATCCGCTTGCTAGTTGACTGTCGATCTATAGTAGTTACCAGCGACTTTCATTCGTTTTTGTTTTTCCTGTCGGCTGTCTGGCCGAACGGGTCAACGCATAGGGAAGGTCATCTTCCTGCATCGCATCGAGCAGTTGAAGCGCCTGTTCTTCGCTGAGGTTCAGGCGTTGGAAGCGATGCAATAATTCATCCTGCCGGGCCGACCGTTCGACTTGCTGCCCACCCGAAGGACGGGGCTTATTTTCGTTATCGCGGTTTTGAGCGGATGCTTTCTGGCGCAGATTCGGCCCAGGAATTTTCCCGGAAAACCGTTTCTTTATTAACTCAAAATCGTACCGGGCAGGTTCGTTGTTTGGGTCTTCAAGTAAAGCCTGTTCGAAGAAAATCAGTGCAGAGGTACTATCCTGTTGCAGACAAGCTATGACACCCAATTGAGTAGCGGCTACCGTTCGTAAATCGGGTCGATCGGAATGAAGCAGCGCTTCGTATTGAGAACGTGCCTTGCCGTATCGTTTCAGGTGAAAATACGTATGACCAAGATTCAGGCGCACGCCCGGATCGATGCTGGTGGTGATTCGGCTCAAGTTGGCGTAAAGATGCATTGCACGCGTATAATCGCCCGCATTATAGGCCGCTTCGGACTCTTTCCGAACCTCATTGTTTCGAGAAATCTGGTTTAGCGACTGGGGCACGTCCCACCAAAGCCAGGCTGCTATAAATAAATAGATCATACGCTAGTAACGCATCCGTGGTCAAAAATAAGGCGAAACTTTGAGATGCGTTCATAGTCTGAATGTTCTTACTGTTACAATAAGGTCAAAGGCCAGTAGGACAAGCGCGGCCACTAGAAAATAAACGTACTTGTTCGTCGATATGGTCACGCTGTTTTGATCAAGCCGAATGCCCTGTTGAGCCATTAACGTACTTGCTATGTCGCGGATATATCGACCATCGGCATCGGCTTCAACGTATTGTCCACGGCTGTCCCGAGCCAGTTCCTGAAGAAAACCTCTATTCAAATGGCTTCGTACAATTTGCTGAGAGTTGTCACGAATAAAACCACGGCCATCGCGAATGGACGAACCGGCTTCGGTGCCAATGCCCACGGTCATGAGAAATAAACCAGCTGTTTTCAGGCTAGCGAGTTCAGTACGGTCGCAGGTGCCGAAATTTTCTCCGTCACTAAAGAGGACAAGTGCTTTCGGGTTAAAACGGGTGGATGAATCGGTTCGGAATTTCTGTGAAGCCAGGTCAAGAGCTACGCATAGGTCAGTACCACCCGCAGCGGCTTTACTCGTACGGATGTCACGGACAAACCGTTTGATCGCATCGTGATCAGCAGTCAGAGGTGATAGCACAAATGATTCGTTCGCTGTCAGAATCAAACCGAAGCGATCTAGGGGGAGCAGGTCGCAAAGTTGCTGTATGTCATATTTCACCCGCTCGAGTCGGGAAGGTACGGCATCGGTTGCATCCATTGAACGAGATATGTCGACCAGTAGATAAACGTCCCGTCCGGTCGTTGTCATCGTTTGCTCTACTTCACCAAAGGAGGGTCCCAGCAAAGCGATCAGTAATAACGTCAAATAGCTACTTCGTAAAAAAAACTTTGGAATAACGCCCCATGCCGATGTATTTAACTGCTTCGCCAGCCTGAACGTACGGAAAATGTACAGGCCATACAGAGCCAAAAACAACCCGACTAAAAAAAAATCTGTACTTGAAAATGAGTAAAGCCAATTCATGAAAATGGGTAATCAATCTGACAATGAACACGTTTCGTTTACTATCGTTTCGATTGTCAGTGCAAGGAAGGGACGAAAATAGCGATTCTAAAAAGATTTTTTCAATTAACTCTTGCGGCAACGAATGAATCCCCTTATCTTTGTGTCCCAATCATCCAGGAAATGGAGGAAAGGGCTACGGAGAGATGCCTGAGTGGCCGAAAGGAACAGTTTGCTAAACTGTCGTACTGGTAACGGTACCGAGGGTTCGAATCCCTCTCTCTCCGCAGGAGCAACCTATAACAGAGCTTCGTTTTAGTAGAAGATCAAGTAATAGAGCTCGTTTTTCGGGGTGTAGCGTAGCCCGGTATCGCGCCTGCTTTGGGAGCAGGAGGTCGTAGGTTCGAATCCTGCCACCCCGACACTAAAACCGCCCTCTTCACGTGAAGAGGGCGGTTTTTCTTTTTAGCCTTTCCTCGCGGACCGTCTTTTTGCAGCACAGTACGACTAACATCTGTCGTCAGCAATGAATTCTTTGGTTCATTGCTTATTGGGTCGCTGCCCAAATTCTGTTTTTGACTGTTCAGAAATATAGTAAGCTTATAGACATGTAACTATTGCTAGCTTCTATACGCGTTACGTGTTCCTCACGCGCTACGTATCTTCCAAGACATCAACTACATAGTGCGGCAACTTGCGTTTGTGGCTACGCTAATTTGTTACTCACCTAGAGGAATGATGCCTATAGACTATGATATAATAAAATTTCACTGCGAAAATCATAAATAGAGTGACATGCTGTCGATTATATAGTCAAAATAGCGCTAAGTAGTAACGACTGAATCGATCGTTAATTTTTGACCTTATCTGAAGTGGCTCAACCACTTTGTAGACAATGAGCATCTTTTCAAATCCCAGCTGGATTGCCCCATATGCCTATCCATTTACTAGTATTGATCAGGTACCTCAAGCAGTTTTTGATGAGATAAATGGTCGCCTGGATAAAGTTATTAGTACAAAACCACTGGTGTCTATTTTGATTGCTGCTTATAATGAAGAGATTAATATTCTTCGTATGATCAGCACGCTGTCAGCGCTAGATACCAGAATCCCTTTCGAAATCATCGTTGTCAATAACAATTCAGGCGATAGAACGCAGGAAACAATTGACAAACTACATATCAAGCGTTTTTTTCAACCAGTACAGGGTTGTGGACCGGCCCGTCAGTTGGGTCAGGAAATGGCTTTAGGCACCTATATTTTGCTAGCTGATGCCGATTGCCTGTATCCACCAAATTGGTTGGATGAAATGATGGGGCAGTTACGCCGTCCTGGCGTTGTTTGTGTTTATGGGCGATACTCGTTCATCGGCTCTTCCGCGATCCCAAGATGGCAGCTGTTCCTGCACGAAACGCTAAAGGATATGATAGCTGAGATTCGACACATTAAACGCCCTTACCTAAACGCCTATGGAATCAGCATGGGTTACATACGGGAAGTAGCTTTAAAAGCCGGTGGGTACATTGATCACAATACCCGGGGTGATGACGGTCGATTGTGTTTTGATATGATGCCTTACGGCCGAGTAATACAAATGAAAACTCGCTCCGCTCGCGTATGGACAGGTCCCCGTACATTATTACAAGACGGTACAATCTGGAATAGCTTGAAAATACGTATCGGAAAAGAAGTCAAACAGGCATTGTCTTACCTCACGCCACACCCACCTCACAATACCAAAACATCGGCTAATTAACCTTGTTATTAACTTCGTCCGCTTAAGAACCTGTATGGTCCGTTTGACAATACAGGTCGAATAACCATAATGCCAACAAGTCTCATATCTTCCCGGTTGACGGAAAACTAGTAAACCCGCTTACTCGTCGGGTTTTGTTCGAGTAGGCGATACAAATCAACTGATTTAATTGCCCTCAAACCTCATTATCTGTCGAAAACAATTTTATCGTTTCCCACGAAAAAGGGAACCAGGTACCACTATTGGCATCGAATACCTCGGTCGCAGATTGACAGGGGAACAGCTTGTAGTCGAACTTAGGGTAATCGTTGACCAGATAACCAGGATAATAGTACGCTTTCCGTTGCTGGCGGGCGTAATTGATCTTCATGAGCATTAAAAACTTGCCCAAACTTTGTTTACGATAGGCAGGGTCGTAAAAATTCATGATGCCTGCAATGCTTTGCGAACCGTTGTCGAAAATGCCTGCTGCAATCAATTTGTTTTCATCTCTAACCTCAACGACATACGTGTCAAACACGGTGTAAACGGGACCATCCAGTAAGCAGGACTCGACCGAATCAGGGGCATCGAAATTTATGGCACTTCTGTAAGTTGCGTAAAGATTTACTATCTCTTCCGTAAGAGTAAAGGGCTTGACTTCCACCGAAAATTTCTCGTTAATTCGAAGAAGCCTCAACTGATCAGTACCATATTGAACACTCGCCAGAGCTAAACGTAGCCAGTGTACGGAGTATAA of Spirosoma agri contains these proteins:
- a CDS encoding tetratricopeptide repeat protein, yielding MIYLFIAAWLWWDVPQSLNQISRNNEVRKESEAAYNAGDYTRAMHLYANLSRITTSIDPGVRLNLGHTYFHLKRYGKARSQYEALLHSDRPDLRTVAATQLGVIACLQQDSTSALIFFEQALLEDPNNEPARYDFELIKKRFSGKIPGPNLRQKASAQNRDNENKPRPSGGQQVERSARQDELLHRFQRLNLSEEQALQLLDAMQEDDLPYALTRSARQPTGKTKTNESRW
- a CDS encoding STAS domain-containing protein, encoding MNYTIEKNEQYALIRLADSEFSDDIATDFETLSRTLFRSGYSNIIVDVTPLQSVDQAGISTIRKINRQCSNELGLLVLVTKNDELIAFLDAATISDLTILPTVEEAVDAVFMNELENDFRSENDDEYDAGGSISRDAD
- a CDS encoding glycosyltransferase family 2 protein gives rise to the protein MSIFSNPSWIAPYAYPFTSIDQVPQAVFDEINGRLDKVISTKPLVSILIAAYNEEINILRMISTLSALDTRIPFEIIVVNNNSGDRTQETIDKLHIKRFFQPVQGCGPARQLGQEMALGTYILLADADCLYPPNWLDEMMGQLRRPGVVCVYGRYSFIGSSAIPRWQLFLHETLKDMIAEIRHIKRPYLNAYGISMGYIREVALKAGGYIDHNTRGDDGRLCFDMMPYGRVIQMKTRSARVWTGPRTLLQDGTIWNSLKIRIGKEVKQALSYLTPHPPHNTKTSAN
- a CDS encoding vWA domain-containing protein; translated protein: MNWLYSFSSTDFFLVGLFLALYGLYIFRTFRLAKQLNTSAWGVIPKFFLRSSYLTLLLIALLGPSFGEVEQTMTTTGRDVYLLVDISRSMDATDAVPSRLERVKYDIQQLCDLLPLDRFGLILTANESFVLSPLTADHDAIKRFVRDIRTSKAAAGGTDLCVALDLASQKFRTDSSTRFNPKALVLFSDGENFGTCDRTELASLKTAGLFLMTVGIGTEAGSSIRDGRGFIRDNSQQIVRSHLNRGFLQELARDSRGQYVEADADGRYIRDIASTLMAQQGIRLDQNSVTISTNKYVYFLVAALVLLAFDLIVTVRTFRL
- a CDS encoding phosphoribosylaminoimidazolesuccinocarboxamide synthase, encoding MNAIQETNFQFPGQTGFYRGKVRDVYSFPDKLVMIASDRISAFDVVLPRPIPYKGQVLNQTAAYFLRATADIVPNWLLDTPDPNVSVGLKCEPYAVEMVVRGYLAGHAWRQYRDGHRTLCGVALPDGLRENDRLPEPIITPSTKAHEGHDEDISRKEILSQGIVSEADYGQLEQYALALFERGTAMAAERGLILVDTKYEFGNLDGKVYLIDEVHTPDSSRYFYTDTYKASLEANQPQRQLSKEFVREWLIANGFQGKTGQVVPAMSDEWVGQISARYIELFETVTGQQFQPADLTLDPLTRIELAGKSFFA
- a CDS encoding acetyl-CoA C-acyltransferase — encoded protein: MNEVVIIAAVRTPIGSFGGVLSTLSATDLGAAAIRGALTRAGISADQVQEVYMGNVVSANLGQAPAKQAAVKAGLPATVPCTTINKVCASGTKAIMLAAQAIQLGQAEIVIAGGMESMSNTPYYVPKARFGYKYGNAELVDGLARDGLVDAYDQCAMGVFADQTADKYAISRESQDAFTVQSYRRSDASTQQKRFDAEIVPIEVVSRKSTIVVQEDEEYTNVNFDKIPTLKPAFSTNGTVTAASSSPISDGASALVIMSRRKADELGLKPLARILAYADAEQEPQWFTTAPTKAVPLALERAGLKTTDVDYFEVNEAFAVVPLAFSEILQVPQEKLNVFGGAVSLGHPLGASGARIVTTLTNVLQQNNGRYGVAGICNGGGGASAIVLEKL